Below is a genomic region from Demequina sp..
AAGGCTGCTCAGGCAGAGACCACCACGGCTTCTGGCCTCGTGATCCCGGACACCGCCAAGGAGAAGCCCCAGGAGGGCGAAGTCGTGGCAGTGGGCCCGGGTCGCATTGACGACAACGGCAACCGCGTCCCCCTGGACGTCCAGGTTGGCGACAAGGTGATCTACAGCAAGTACGGCGGCACCGAGGTCAAGTACGCCGGTGAGGACTACCTGATCCTCTCCGCGCGCGACCTGCTCGCCGTGGTGAGCTAAACGCCGCAACAACGCAGTCGACGAAGGCCCCGGTCACTGACCGGGGCCTTTCTCGTCTCTCAGCTGGCGCGCTTGAGGCGACCGGCGAGCAGGGCGTGACGCTCGTCCTCGCTGAGGCCACCCCACACGCCAAAGGGCTCGCGTGCCTCGATCGACCG
It encodes:
- the groES gene encoding co-chaperone GroES, whose amino-acid sequence is MSVSIKPLEDKVVVKAAQAETTTASGLVIPDTAKEKPQEGEVVAVGPGRIDDNGNRVPLDVQVGDKVIYSKYGGTEVKYAGEDYLILSARDLLAVVS